In the genome of Kluyveromyces marxianus DMKU3-1042 DNA, complete genome, chromosome 1, one region contains:
- the GCR1 gene encoding transcription regulator GCR1, with protein MDKDNLNINLQDWLNDPMLAAQLNRPQSATPTIYNGIDGSNTNGAVVQTQQQSDQQQQQQQQQQEQQQQQQQQQQQIQIQVQQQQQEQQNKNAAGKSVDQASTSELSSFLMNSRLNLGTLMKFVCIEFFKCNKDELANLRLIDLTQDSTFPQTLTLRNMQTENSHYKFFNTINRDKFITSCPVFAVALYSFITWKHTAISWKNFVNLPLIFDSKDIIMLQGNSQNRAPVYTNKIVRISVSPKKELLCYVFPWLPALERDYLSHDRSNYILFSLVELFNFLAKVILQDFAFLQCTGQLPHLQELIKSELGWQFLESDDWNQFKDEMQRHIDDELLQLDWFNSVCGKIEDKFINLSKDLVSENDKLSKEINSMKSQIASMNTMISQMFQTQRQLLSYQVNYPASVMNNQISNYSNQQISGQHSLSSNDNNNVGVNSMINANNVRMAVTAEGLNPNTNANANTNTSLMNSVNNYRKIPNEKRNMYPQAAINSIKRVKLDGKDMSNFNSTSRRLSQPQPQSPLQIGSPLEALLSKPMPSPKITVAMLNNSVASPPPNPLTMSPLPSISEPLALGNNTNNILTEANQTNMNEGSAPALNPIEKRSNLRNSTASKSDSTEGEDDSYRNENDESEGSKALVRRNSKNKRSGNPNRDIKYKLSRDNKTIWDLYNEWYHGLNGKLSIKELIEKYGYRRWKVAEDSHFFPTRRVIIDYIETEIDRSLNLNRFDKNSPLINDRTALRKQIVKDLETFREDNGLTLNSLSLYFRNLTRWGKEICIYNNFNDWSLVTMSDEDKIKFCKRKMLSTKETREDNYSQDDNE; from the coding sequence ATGGACAAAGACAATTTGAATATCAATTTGCAGGACTGGCTTAATGACCCGATGTTAGCGGCGCAGCTAAACCGTCCTCAGTCTGCCACGCCGACAATATACAACGGTATCGATGGTTCGAATACCAATGGGGCTGTGGTACAAACGCAACAACAATCGgaccagcagcagcaacagcagcagcagcagcaggaacaacaacaacaacagcaacagcaacagcaacagatTCAAATACAAGtccaacagcaacaacaggaACAACAGAATAAGAATGCAGCAGGAAAATCTGTAGACCAAGCATCTACATCGGAGCTCTCTAGCTTTTTAATGAACTCGAGGCTCAACTTGGGAACTTTGATGAAGTTCGTCTGCAtcgaattcttcaagtGTAATAAGGACGAGCTAGCTAATCTTCGGTTAATTGACTTGACTCAAGATTCCACCTTCCCTCAAACTCTTACTCTCAGAAATATGCAAACGGAAAATTCGCATtacaagttcttcaacaccaTCAATCGGGACAAATTTATTACCAGTTGTCCTGTCTTCGCAGTAGCACTCTACTCCTTTATCACATGGAAACATACAGCCATCTCTTGGAAAAATTTCGTCAATTTACCGCTAATATTCGATTCAAAAGACATCATAATGCTTCAAGGTAATAGCCAAAATCGAGCGCCTGTATATACCAATAAGATTGTAAGGATATCGGTATCTCCAAAGAAGGAATTACTCTGCTACGTGTTCCCTTGGTTACCTGCATTAGAAAGAGATTACTTGAGTCATGATAGATCAAACTACATCCTCTTCTCGCTAGTAGAAttattcaattttttgGCTAAAGTCATACTTCAAGACTTTGCCTTCCTACAATGCACGGGTCAACTACCTCACTTGCAAGAGTTGATCAAATCTGAATTGGGGTGGCAGTTTTTAGAGTCTGATGACTGGAACCAGTTCAAGGATGAAATGCAACGGCatattgatgatgaacTTTTACAACTAGACTGGTTCAACTCTGTCTGTGGGAAAATTGAAGATAAGTTCATAAACTTATCTAAGGACTTGGTGTCCGAAAATGACAAGCTGTCTAAAGAGATTAATTCAATGAAATCTCAGATCGCATCAATGAACACTATGATCAGTCAGATGTTTCAAACGCAACGGCAACTTTTATCTTATCAAGTTAATTATCCTGCATCGGTTATGAATAACCAAATATCAAACTATTCCAACCAACAAATAAGTGGTCAGCATAGTTTATCTTCTAATGATAACAATAATGTTGGCGTAAATAGTATGATTAATGCAAACAACGTCCGTATGGCCGTAACTGCAGAAGGTCTGAATCCAAAcacaaatgcaaatgcaaataCAAATACGTCATTAATGAATTCTGTGAATAACTACCGGAAAATACCAAatgagaaaagaaatatgtACCCCCAAGCAGCCATTAACTCCATCAAGCGAGTAAAGCTAGACGGAAAGGATATGTCCAATTTCAATAGCACTTCAAGAAGATTGTCTCAACCTCAACCACAATCTCCGTTGCAAATAGGGTCTCCTTTAGAAGCTTTATTGTCAAAACCAATGCCGTCTCCAAAGATTACGGTTGCTATGTTGAACAACTCTGTAGCCTCTCCACCTCCTAACCCACTAACAATGTCGCCTTTACCCTCTATTTCCGAGCCTCTGGCTCTAGGAAATAATACCAACAACATACTTACCGAAGCgaatcaaacaaatatgAACGAAGGAAGCGCACCTGCATTAAATCCAATAGAAAAGAGAAGCAATCTCAGAAATAGCACGGCTTCAAAAAGTGACTCAACAGAGGGAGAGGATGATAGTTATCGAAATGAGAATGATGAATCGGAGGGATCAAAAGCGCTTGTTAGGCGAAACAGTAAAAACAAGAGAAGTGGAAATCCGAATAGAGATATTAAATATAAACTTTCTCGTGATAATAAAACCATTTGGGACTTGTACAATGAATGGTATCATGGACTAAATGGCAAACTTTCCATCAAAGAACTTATCGAAAAGTACGGATATAGACGTTGGAAGGTAGCTGAAGATTCCCACTTTTTTCCTACAAGAAGGGTTATCATCGATTACATCGAAACTGAAATCGACAGAAGCTTGAACTTGAATAGGTTTGACAAAAATAGCCCTCTTATTAACGATAGAACAGCTTTAAGAAAGCAAATTGTAAAGGACTTGGAAACATTTAGAGAAGATAACGGTTTGACCTTGAATTCACTATCTTTGTATTTCCGGAATTTGACAAGATGGGGCAAAGAAatctgtatatataataactTTAATGACTGGTCGCTAGTGACAATGAGCGATGAGgataaaatcaaattctGCAAACGGAAAATGTTATCGACTAAAGAAACCAGAGAAGATAATTACTCGCAAGATGATAATGAATAA
- the BEM1 gene encoding phosphatidylinositol-3-phosphate-binding protein BEM1 gives MLKNLKLKKDGTKQRLTSADISSPTQSTGKGIDGMKQVPIRQVSTSSQISAGHPSSKGRDISSPEKVIKALYNYRAQSVGELSFSKGDFFHVQREENDWYEAYNPVDNKRGMVPKNYFETFGRTRPNSHTSPLKSLDRSGSVGSNQMLQQQPSNMGTLYAIVLYDFQAEKADELTSYAGENLFICAHHDYEWFIAKPIGRLGGPGLVPVGFVTIIDIATGYATGNDVRSDIESVNLPTVQEWKMNIARYKASNITLGSVEQQNQSYGQKQRSQSRQNSVNQQQNIYHHQQQQQHPYAHYSGNSRAENGDSGVTVTHAAVENFYLQDDKYWFQLSCQLSNNKTRILKRYYEDFYDLQVKLLDVFPAEGGKLRDANGQWTKRIMPYIPGPVPYVTDTISKKRKEDLNIYVKDLISLPPYISQSQLVKGLFTVKNNWFDRELSNDETMELSSKNPLEDSTLTTEELDVELPEAMKGLSMRNVSESSNINNNSNNNSNNNNTLDAGNSGANTMTHSANVKSRPPSGLAPRIEDEKPVKIKFYYKDDIFALMLHPTITFEELCSKIAPRIDTTTFKLYIKNGDEIGPQVTSDNQVPILIQEKRKIHVDDN, from the exons ATGTTAAAG aacttgaagttgaagaaagacGGTACGAAGCAGCGGTTGACTTCTGCGGACATTTCAAGTCCTACCCAGAGTACTGGAAAGGGCATTGACGGTATGAAACAAGTTCCGATTAGACAAGTATCTACTTCCTCTCAGATTTCAGCAGGCCACCCAAGCAGCAAGGGTAGAGATATTTCTTCTCCAGAAAAGGTTATAAAAGCTCTTTACAACTATCGTGCCCAATCGGTGGGTGAACTATCATTCAGCAAAGGCGATTTCTTCCATGTCCAAAGGGAAGAGAATGATTGGTACGAAGCATACAATCCAGTTGATAACAAAAGAGGAATGGTTCCAAAGAATTATTTCGAGACATTTGGAAGGACGAGGCCAAATTCCCACACATCGCCTTTGAAAAGCCTTGATAGAAGCGGTTCAGTAGGTAGCAACCAAATGCTGCAACAGCAACCATCTAATATGGGTACTCTTTATGCCATAGTTCTGTATGATTTCCAAGCTGAAAAAGCTGATGAATTAACCTCATATGCAGGAGAAAATTTATTCATTTGTGCACATCATGATTATGAGTGGTTCATTGCTAAACCTATCGGAAGATTAGGTGGTCCTGGTCTAGTGCCAGTGGGATTCGTAACGATTATAGATATTGCTACAGGGTATGCAACAGGAAATGATGTCAGGAGTGACATAGAATCTGTCAATCTACCAACAGTACAAGAATGGAAAATGAACATTGCACGCTACAAGGCTAGTAACATCACATTAGGATCGGtagaacaacaaaatcaatCGTATGGTCAGAAACAACGCTCACAATCCAGACAGAACTCTGtaaaccaacaacaaaacatctatcatcatcagcaacaacagcaacatCCTTATGCCCATTATTCTGGGAATTCCAGAGCAGAGAATGGTGATAGTGGCGTTACAGTAACACATGCCGCTGTAGAAAACTTTTATCTTCAAGACGACAAGTATTGGTTCCAGCTTTCTTGTCAGTTGTCAAATAACAAAACGCGTATTCTTAAGCGTTATTATGAGGACTTTTACGACTTACAAGTGAAACTGCTTGATGTTTTCCCTGCGGAAGGTGGGAAGCTTAGAGACGCAAATGGCCAATGGACTAAACGTATTATGCCATATATTCCTGGGCCTGTACCATACGTTACCGACACCATAtctaagaaaagaaaagaagatcttAACATATATGTGAAGGACTTGATCTCTCTGCCTCCTTATATTTCACAGTCGCAACTAGTAAAAGGATTATTCACAGTTAAAAACAACTGGTTCGATCGGGAGTTAAGCAATGACGAAACCATGGAATTAAGTTCTAAAAACCCACTTGAAGACTCTACTCTCACAACGGAGGAACTCGATGTGGAGCTTCCTGAAGCTATGAAAGGATTATCTATGAGAAACGTGAGCGAAAGCAGcaatattaataataatagtaataataacagtaataataataatacccTGGATGCTGGTAACAGTGGTGCAAACACTATGACTCACTCAGCTAATGTAAAGTCAAGGCCGCCTAGTGGATTGGCTCCAAGAATCGAAGATGAGAAACCCGTGAAAATTAAATTCTATTACAAAGACGACATTTTCGCCTTAATGTTGCACCCAACTATCACTTTTGAGGAATTATGCAGCAAAATTGCACCAAGAATTGATACAACTACGTTTAAGTTATACATCAAGAACGGAGACGAAATTGGCCCACAAGTCACATCAGACAACCAAGTTCCAATCTTGATCCAAGAAAAACGTAAGATTCACGTTGATGATAATTAA
- the YTA6 gene encoding putative AAA family ATPase YTA6, with the protein MPDGHFTVPKNASLNQSLLLLYSIVRIQLENIKERVSNGTTTNASAEKILISVLNYLREGLKTIGKHFNIDNYNELKNTEVISKYEDVKGLDRDIKDILMGLQSKTSQKGSDKVWMSRLKLNFKRSNKNFERERSAKEQSEDEELLRETAKILQDAEERATLQLEGEQMRIENQSKMEGKDKYPKTRTKRESVLGTQYRKSMDSELRRNVSNSSRRISLDGYKGRSGDYTVYNAPEINKAALLAWGNQISEMTPTGQSGERHGQQKKTPQLKAKPKYVYNKPTIRRPVIKTMAKSMPVSRSSYSNGVTEISVSDPDDREKSDYYSEPTSPTVDQPPIKLSPFEQRVKTAMDNMDGVDDNVCHQILNEILITDEKVFWDDISGLENAKGALKETVVYPFLRPDLFQGLRVPVSGILLFGPPGTGKTLLAKAVATESKSTFFSISASSILSKYLGESEKLVKALFYLAKELAPSIIFVDEIDSLLSARTDNDNESSRRVKTEFLIHWSSLSSASTTSQLTHTKQVLVLAATNTPWDLDEAARRRFSKKIYIPLPDRDTRYYHLKRLMEYQRNDISEDQFQEITKATQGYSGSDLTSLAKDAAMEPIRDLGERLIDINLELVRPVVLQDFVNAMKKIKPSVSPDSLLRFEEWTKNYGST; encoded by the coding sequence atgccagATGGTCACTTCACAGTCCCAAAAAATGCTAGTTTAAATCAGtcattattactattatacTCAATAGTACGCATCCAACTAGAAAATATTAAGGAAAGGGTATCAAATGgcacaacaacaaatgcCTCAGCCGAAAAAATACTTATTTCAGTTCTAAACTACCTTCGTGAGGGCTTAAAGACTATTGGAAAACATTTTAATATTGACAATTACAATGAACTCAAAAACACCGAAGTAATTTCCAAATATGAAGACGTTAAGGGTTTGGACCGCGATATTAAAGATATATTAATGGGTTTACAAAGTAAGACATCTCAGAAGGGCTCCGATAAAGTTTGGATGTCTAGACTCAAACtaaatttcaaaagaagcaacaaGAATTTTGAGCGAGAAAGAAGCGCTAAGGAGCAGAgtgaagatgaagaattacTGAGGGAGACCGCTAAGATTCTGCAAGatgcagaagaaagagCTACTTTGCAACTTGAAGGTGAGCAGATGCGTATCGAGAACCAGTCAAAAATGGAGGGTAAAGACAAATATCCGAAGACAAGAACGAAACGGGAAAGTGTTTTGGGAACTCAATACAGGAAATCGATGGATAGCGAACTTAGGAGAAACGTTAGTAATTCTTCAAGACGGATTAGTTTAGATGGCTATAAAGGCAGATCAGGAGATTACACGGTATATAATGCACCAGAAATTAATAAGGCTGCGCTGCTTGCATGGGGTAATCAAATTTCAGAAATGACTCCAACAGGACAAAGTGGAGAAAGGCATGGtcaacagaagaaaacaccGCAACTGAAAGCGAAACCTAAATACGTCTACAACAAGCCAACAATTAGGAGGCCTGTAATTAAGACAATGGCAAAGTCTATGCCTGTGTCAAGATCTTCTTACTCTAACGGTGTGACTGAGATCAGTGTCAGCGATCCTGATGATAGGGAAAAAAGCGACTATTATTCAGAACCGACCAGTCCGACCGTGGATCAACCACCCATAAAACTATCCCCATTCGAGCAGCGAGTCAAAACTGCAATGGATAATATGGACGGTGTAGATGACAACGTCTGCCACCAAATTCTCAACGAAATATTAATTACTGACGAAAAAGTATTTTGGGATGACATTTCCGGTCTAGAGAATGCCAAAGGCGCCCTAAAGGAAACCGTAGTATATCCGTTTCTAAGACCGGATCTTTTTCAAGGGCTCCGTGTGCCGGTATCTGGCATTCTACTTTTTGGACCTCCAGGAACCGGAAAGACTTTACTAGCCAAAGCCGTTGCTACGGAGTCAAAATCCACCTTCTTTAGCATCAGCGCCTCGTCAATTCTATCCAAATACTTGGGCGAGTCCGAAAAATTGGTCAAGGCGCTATTCTACCTAGCAAAAGAACTCGCTCCCTCTATTATCTTTGTCGACGAGATAGACTCATTATTAAGCGCCAGAACTGACAACGACAACGAATCTTCAAGAAGAGTGAAAACAGAATTCCTTATACACTGGTCATCATTGTCCTCTGCCAGCACAACCTCCCAATTGACGCACACAAAACAAGTACTTGTCCTTGCTGCCACAAACACCCCATGGGACCTTGATGAAGCAGCAAGACGGAGATTCTCCAAGAAGATCTATATACCCTTACCAGACCGCGACACCCGCTACTACCATTTAAAACGTCTCATGGAGTACCAGAGGAACGACATATCAGAAGATCAATTCCAGGAAATTACAAAAGCAACCCAGGGCTACAGCGGTTCTGACTTGACCTCTCTTGCCAAAGATGCCGCAATGGAACCCATAAGAGACCTTGGAGAAAGGCTCATCGATATCAACCTTGAGCTTGTTCGTCCCGTTGTCCTACAAGACTTTGTAAATgcaatgaagaaaataaaaccaaGCGTTTCTCCGGACTCATTGCTCCGCTTCGAAGAGTGGACAAAAAATTACGGCAGTACATAG
- the UBP16 gene encoding putative ubiquitin-specific protease UBP16 (a subfamily of Peptidase C19), whose translation MQRVVYYSSRELNNGNSQWVSDWLLKNKGTCRRIGFGLAVALGVYILGPSIGNWIFGDRFKKMFGSSSKRSDKFTTGLINNRNDCFANSSVQALSSLVFLTKYLNEILRQTQHLTTLLDSNAQQKSLEENERESLDEQDDQVVPPSRENANALPPQKRPALWKAHTSTNTLCTLRFQDTATPKGGLSEQSSLNGEESDHSEHSLDIESDNFTDKNEQEELESQTHSDASSKDIPKIPLHESLAQILYQLQQTVNAEHHISIWPFLRVIEGIFKAKISTGQNDAHELTQVILQTLEKENLALKKFVTANSLDVIIPTFPVHGSLADSLFCLSCGESSKVNVHGFSMYSMPVPQLINANLSQMISDNQTDQISGYSCLCCKLRAILANEKNRNFSNNSEEENAILKELEELLPNAFINDDLPGHLSNYVNSYNKDGMKTSEIKSTIVKKTVVVDSPDVLILHLSRSVFNGMGYQKNTCNVAFDEELNVNRQIIENNKCVGIKNETYKLKSVLRHQGSHAAGHYECYRHKPDFMKDIDTNQVINKTPIVDFGIASNKLAAEIWNQAVMNSNKSDSCSIDSEDSISSNVPFRSVFLDSPNCAVVTEDDYVIGSTEFSSGSGNNAHSNDLGNMSTNGVSRTPSTLKRMTGFLSRRSSVSVPEPNSQTLATPNSVAMSVSASGPSIISNNSPILSPPPAHTGNRSRFNSISSMKTGRSMSITSSNGSIDSSTDQVTNTSTTEVDTETEQEGALKKTRKRRLKKLKSVVKYPWWRISDTKVKECRVGDVLAETRFVYMLYYEKVQN comes from the coding sequence ATGCAAAGAGTTGTATACTACAGTTCACGGGAATTGAATAACGGGAATAGTCAGTGGGTTTCTGATTGGCTACTAAAGAATAAAGGTACTTGTCGCCGTATAGGTTTTGGGTTAGCTGTAGCACTCGGGGTCTACATATTAGGACCTAGCATTGGGAATTGGATATTCGGAGACAGGTTTAAGAAGATGTTTGGTAGCAGCAGTAAGCGTAGCGATAAATTCACTACTGGGTTGATTAACAACCGGAACGATTGCTTTGCCAATTCGTCTGTGCAAGCTCTCTCATCTCTAGTGTTTTTgaccaaatatttgaatgaGATTTTGAGGCAGACTCAGCATCTGACGACACTGCTGGATTCTAATGCGCAACAAAAGAGTTTGGAAGAAAACGAAAGAGAGAGTTTGGATGAGCAAGACGACCAGGTTGTGCCACCGAGCAGAGAGAATGCGAATGCATTGCCACCACAGAAGAGACCTGCTCTCTGGAAAGCTCACACCAGCACAAATACACTCTGCACATTACGATTCCAAGACACTGCAACTCCTAAAGGCGGACTCTCTGAGCAGTCATCATTGAATGGAGAAGAGTCGGATCACTCAGAACATTCATTAGACATCGAATCGGATAACTTCACCGACAAgaatgaacaagaagaactggAGTCCCAGACGCATTCGGatgcttcttcaaaggaTATTCCTAAGATCCCATTGCATGAATCCTTGGCTCAAATTCTCTACCAGTTGCAACAAACTGTAAATGCAGAACACCACATCTCCATTTGGCCATTTTTGAGAGTAATAGAAGGTATATTCAAAGCCAAAATATCTACCGGTCAAAATGACGCTCACGAACTAACCCAAGTTATATTACAAACTttagaaaaagagaatctCGCTTTAAAAAAGTTCGTCACGGCCAATTCATTAGACGTAATCATTCCAACCTTCCCGGTACACGGTTCATTAGCTGATAGtctcttttgtttgagCTGCGGTGAGTCGTCCAAGGTTAATGTGCACGGTTTTTCAATGTATTCGATGCCGGTTCCTCAATTAATTAATGCTAATCTATCTCAAATGATTTCTGATAACCAAACGGATCAGATTAGCGGGTACTCATGTTTATGTTGCAAGCTGAGAGCTATATTAGCTAACGAAAAGAATCGAAATTTTAGTAATAATtccgaagaagaaaatgccatattgaaagaattggaggaacttcttccaaatgcGTTTATAAATGATGATTTACCTGGCCATTTGAGCAATTACGTGAACTCTTACAACAAGGACGGCATGAAAACCTCTGAAATCAAATCGACCATCGTAAAAAAGACTGTGGTTGTTGATTCTCCCGATGTCTTGATTCTCCATCTATCACGCTCTGTATTCAATGGAATGGGataccaaaaaaatacatgCAATGTGGCATTCGACGAGGAACTTAATGTAAATCGTCAAATCATCGAGAACAATAAATGTGTTGGCATCAAAAACGAAACTTACAAACTAAAATCTGTATTAAGACATCAAGGCTCGCACGCTGCTGGCCACTACGAATGCTATAGGCACAAGCCCGACTTTATGAAAGACATAGATACTAACCAAGTCATTAACAAAACTCCAATTGTTGATTTTGGTATAGCATCTAACAAACTGGCAGCTGAAATTTGGAATCAAGCAGTTATGaattcaaacaaatcaGATTCTTGCTCTATCGACTCAGAAGATTCCATTTCATCTAATGTACCTTTCAGGTCCGTATTTTTAGACTCACCAAACTGTGCTGTTGTCACAGAAGATGACTACGTTATTGGAAGCACAgaattttcttctggatccGGCAACAACGCACATAGTAACGACCTTGGAAATATGAGTACCAATGGTGTTTCCAGGACCCCTTCGACGTTAAAGAGAATGACAGGTTTCTTatccagaagaagttcTGTGTCAGTCCCTGAGCCAAACAGCCAAACACTAGCAACACCTAACTCGGTCGCGATGTCAGTGAGTGCCAGTGGCCCCTCCATTATATCTAATAACTCTCCAATTCTCTCCCCTCCTCCGGCACATACAGGAAACCGTTCAAGATTCAACAGTATATCTTCGATGAAAACAGGCAGATCAATGTCGATTACATCAAGTAATGGCAGTATCGATTCGAGTACTGACCAGGTTACAAATACAAGTACAACAGAGGTTGATACCGAAACTGAACAAGAAGGTGCCCTAAAAAAGACTAGAAAAAGACgtttaaagaaattgaagagtgTTGTAAAGTATCCATGGTGGAGAATATCAGACACAAAAGTTAAAGAATGTAGAGTGGGTGATGTCTTGGCTGAAACCCGCTTCGTATACATGCTATATTATGAAAAAGTTCAGAATTAG